From the genome of Kaistella daneshvariae, one region includes:
- a CDS encoding TrmH family RNA methyltransferase, with protein MLIESFQNEKIKYVTRLLSDNRFRKKEGVFAVEGKQENERAQKFGFKNEEFYIAEHLFKDQLPHGKVHLVSDKVYDKIAYRGTSEGIIGVYKTPETKLEDFKPSENSAVIIVESVEKPGNLGAILRSCEAFGIEALIVADSRVDFFNPNVIRSSVGCLFGMNIFSSSNENVANFLEENDFNVYTTFMDETAEPLQNRNFCQKSAVIFGTEHSGLTDFWQGKGLNTIIPMAGSIDSLNLSNAVAICSYEILRQKMK; from the coding sequence ATGTTGATTGAAAGTTTCCAAAACGAAAAAATAAAATACGTCACGCGCCTGCTTTCGGACAACCGTTTTCGGAAAAAAGAAGGCGTTTTCGCCGTGGAAGGAAAACAGGAAAATGAGCGCGCGCAAAAATTTGGCTTTAAAAACGAGGAATTTTATATCGCCGAACACCTTTTTAAAGACCAGCTTCCGCACGGAAAAGTTCATCTCGTTTCGGATAAGGTTTATGATAAAATCGCCTATCGCGGAACTTCCGAAGGAATTATAGGTGTTTATAAAACGCCGGAAACAAAGCTTGAAGATTTTAAACCGTCGGAAAACTCCGCGGTAATTATCGTAGAAAGTGTAGAAAAGCCGGGGAACTTAGGCGCAATTCTTAGAAGTTGCGAAGCTTTTGGAATAGAAGCATTAATCGTAGCTGATTCCCGTGTTGACTTTTTTAATCCGAACGTCATCCGCTCCAGCGTTGGCTGTTTGTTTGGAATGAACATTTTCTCTTCAAGCAACGAAAACGTGGCGAACTTCCTAGAAGAAAATGACTTTAATGTCTACACCACGTTTATGGACGAAACTGCGGAGCCACTTCAAAACAGAAATTTTTGCCAGAAAAGCGCCGTAATTTTTGGTACCGAACATTCGGGCTTAACCGATTTCTGGCAGGGAAAAGGTTTGAACACCATCATTCCAATGGCCGGCAGTATTGACTCGCTGAATCTCAGCAATGCTGTGGCGATTTGCAGCTATGAAATTCTGCGGCAGAAAATGAAATAA
- the rmuC gene encoding DNA recombination protein RmuC — protein sequence MEITTLFIGIVLGAIIGAVILYFVLKSSHLPRKTYDDVNQNFIRTQSELENSASKIQELNAFFQKEKETNQAQTEILNQLKNEIATLNAEHTSLQNQFREQREINAQQTAQINQLIAEKQDIFGKNSELNAINETLKNSLENQKEEITKMQELAKNEFQNLATKILEEKTKKFTETNRENLDLLLKPLGENLETFKKRVNEVYDNEARERFSLNNTIKLMMEQTNKISQEANNLATALKGQTKTQGDWGELILERILEDSGLTKDREYFTQFNIKNENGENQRPDFMLKLPGNQIVIIDSKVSLNAYERMVSAENEDERNTNLKLHIAAVRKHVDTLALKRYDHLKESLDFTIMFIPVEPAFLTALQYDTQLWNYAYKKHIILLSPTNLIAYLKLISDVWKRADQNQNAEEIARQAGALFDKFEGFVSDLLKIGKKMDDAKGDYENAMKKLTTGRGNLVGSVQRIKQLGASTRKHLPEALLERANDESEISLFDEKEENNQL from the coding sequence ATGGAAATCACGACTTTATTTATAGGAATTGTTCTTGGCGCAATCATCGGCGCTGTCATTTTATATTTTGTGCTGAAATCCTCGCATTTGCCGCGAAAAACTTACGATGACGTCAACCAAAATTTCATTCGAACGCAGTCAGAACTCGAAAATTCAGCTTCAAAAATCCAGGAACTGAATGCCTTTTTTCAAAAAGAAAAAGAGACCAACCAGGCACAAACCGAAATTCTGAACCAGCTGAAAAATGAAATCGCCACGTTGAACGCGGAACACACTTCATTGCAAAATCAGTTTCGGGAACAGCGCGAGATCAACGCACAGCAGACGGCTCAAATCAATCAGTTAATAGCTGAAAAGCAGGATATATTTGGTAAAAATTCAGAACTGAACGCCATCAATGAAACCTTGAAAAATTCCCTCGAAAACCAAAAAGAGGAAATTACCAAAATGCAGGAGCTGGCAAAAAACGAATTTCAAAATCTTGCGACAAAAATTCTCGAAGAAAAAACGAAAAAATTCACCGAAACAAACCGGGAAAATCTTGACCTTTTACTAAAACCGCTCGGCGAAAACCTTGAAACGTTCAAAAAAAGAGTAAACGAGGTTTATGACAATGAAGCCAGAGAAAGGTTTTCATTAAATAACACCATCAAACTGATGATGGAACAAACCAACAAAATCAGCCAGGAAGCGAACAACCTTGCCACCGCATTAAAAGGACAAACCAAAACGCAGGGCGATTGGGGCGAGCTAATTCTGGAAAGGATTCTGGAAGATTCCGGCCTTACAAAAGACCGCGAATATTTCACCCAGTTCAATATTAAAAATGAAAACGGTGAAAACCAACGACCAGACTTTATGCTGAAACTTCCCGGAAACCAGATTGTAATCATCGATTCCAAAGTTTCGCTAAATGCCTACGAAAGAATGGTTTCTGCAGAAAATGAGGATGAGAGAAACACAAATCTAAAGCTTCACATCGCCGCTGTGAGAAAGCATGTGGATACGCTTGCGCTGAAAAGATATGATCACCTGAAGGAATCTTTGGATTTTACCATTATGTTCATCCCGGTGGAACCAGCCTTTTTGACCGCGCTGCAGTACGATACGCAGCTTTGGAACTATGCTTATAAAAAGCATATCATTCTTTTAAGTCCAACAAATCTGATTGCATATTTGAAACTTATTTCAGATGTGTGGAAAAGAGCTGATCAAAACCAGAATGCTGAAGAGATCGCGCGGCAGGCAGGCGCACTTTTCGATAAATTTGAAGGATTTGTCAGCGATCTTTTAAAAATCGGGAAAAAGATGGACGACGCAAAAGGTGATTATGAAAATGCGATGAAAAAACTGACAACCGGACGAGGGAATCTGGTTGGAAGTGTACAGCGAATTAAGCAATTAGGAGCATCAACGCGAAAACACCTTCCTGAAGCTCTTTTAGAAAGGGCAAACGATGAATCTGAAATCAGTCTTTTTGATGAAAAAGAAGAAAATAACCAACTGTAA
- a CDS encoding YciI family protein, protein MKKILPFLAIFLLFANCTAQESKVEISAEKLNKKLADSLGADERGMKNYMLVILKTGPKDAAITDKKEREKLFEGHFSNMTAMEKSGKLKLAGPFATKNTLNYRGLFLLDVPTETEAAALLQNDPTIKNGIFTVEILPWYGSAAIPMHLKYHHQISKEKP, encoded by the coding sequence ATGAAAAAAATTCTGCCCTTTTTAGCCATTTTTTTGCTTTTTGCAAATTGCACCGCCCAGGAGTCTAAAGTGGAGATTTCTGCCGAAAAACTCAATAAAAAGTTAGCGGATTCTCTTGGCGCCGATGAGCGCGGAATGAAAAACTACATGTTGGTCATTTTGAAAACCGGACCAAAAGACGCCGCGATTACAGATAAGAAAGAAAGAGAAAAACTTTTCGAGGGTCATTTCTCGAATATGACTGCGATGGAGAAAAGCGGCAAACTCAAACTCGCAGGTCCTTTCGCGACAAAAAACACCTTGAATTACCGCGGACTTTTTCTGCTTGATGTGCCGACGGAAACAGAAGCCGCAGCACTGCTTCAAAATGATCCCACCATAAAGAACGGCATTTTTACCGTAGAAATTTTGCCGTGGTATGGTTCCGCCGCCATTCCGATGCATCTTAAATATCACCACCAAATTTCCAAAGAAAAACCTTAA
- the pncB gene encoding nicotinate phosphoribosyltransferase, producing MSEVRLRSILDNDFYKITMQNAVIKLFPNEKVKYQFINRGKHFFPPGFADELRKCINAMAELKLTRDEKKFLQIMCPYLDMPYLDFLAGYHYDPSEVTIIQTENNLEVTVEGQWYRTILWEVPILALISELHYEMNNLQRNSDEFVIQNTLEKAGQLNDLHVTFAEFGTRRRHSYKVQDLVVESLVKNNSSGNFIGSSNVHFAMKYGVKPIGTHAHEWFMFHAAEYGFKMANALSLEHWVDVYRGDLGVALSDTYTTEVFFRQFDKKFAKLFDGVRHDSGDPIEFANKTIEHYKKNGINPLFKYIIFSDGLNLEKVEEITKACEGRIGISFGIGTNLTNDVGLKPMNIVMKLIAAQSITRDWIPTVKLSDEHGKYTGDPKMIELAKEFLKIEN from the coding sequence ATGAGTGAAGTCCGTCTAAGATCCATCCTCGACAATGATTTTTATAAAATCACCATGCAGAATGCCGTTATTAAACTTTTTCCCAACGAAAAAGTAAAATACCAGTTCATCAACCGTGGCAAACATTTCTTTCCGCCCGGCTTCGCTGATGAACTTCGCAAATGCATCAATGCCATGGCGGAACTGAAACTGACACGTGATGAAAAAAAATTCCTCCAAATCATGTGTCCGTATCTCGATATGCCGTACCTCGATTTTTTAGCAGGTTATCATTACGATCCTTCGGAAGTTACCATCATTCAAACCGAAAACAACTTGGAAGTCACCGTAGAAGGCCAATGGTATCGCACCATTTTATGGGAAGTTCCCATTCTCGCGCTCATTTCCGAGCTGCACTACGAAATGAACAATCTCCAGCGCAATTCAGACGAATTTGTCATTCAAAATACATTAGAAAAGGCCGGCCAGCTTAATGATCTGCACGTAACTTTTGCTGAATTTGGTACCCGTCGACGTCATTCTTATAAAGTTCAGGATCTAGTAGTGGAATCACTGGTGAAAAATAATTCCTCCGGAAATTTCATCGGAAGCTCCAACGTTCATTTTGCAATGAAGTACGGCGTAAAACCCATCGGCACGCACGCGCACGAATGGTTTATGTTCCACGCCGCTGAGTACGGTTTCAAAATGGCAAACGCACTTTCGCTCGAACATTGGGTGGATGTGTACCGTGGTGATCTCGGCGTTGCACTTTCCGACACGTACACCACTGAAGTTTTTTTCCGGCAGTTTGACAAGAAATTTGCAAAACTCTTCGATGGCGTCCGGCACGACAGCGGCGATCCGATAGAATTTGCCAACAAAACCATCGAACACTACAAGAAAAATGGCATCAATCCGCTCTTTAAATACATTATATTTTCTGACGGTTTAAACCTGGAAAAAGTCGAAGAAATCACCAAAGCCTGTGAAGGCCGAATCGGAATTTCTTTCGGAATCGGCACCAATTTAACCAACGATGTCGGCTTAAAACCAATGAATATCGTGATGAAATTAATCGCCGCGCAATCCATCACCCGTGACTGGATTCCGACCGTAAAACTTTCCGACGAACACGGGAAATACACCGGCGATCCGAAAATGATAGAACTTGCGAAAGAATTTTTGAAAATCGAAAATTAA
- the rpsL gene encoding 30S ribosomal protein S12 — protein sequence MPTIQQLVRKGRVSLAKKSKSAALESCPQRRGVCTRVYTTTPKKPNSALRKVARVRLSNGKEVNAYIPGEGHNLQEHSIVLVRGGRVKDLPGVRYHIVRGALDTAGVAGRTQRRSKYGAKRPKPGQAAAAPAKGKKK from the coding sequence ATGCCTACTATTCAACAACTAGTAAGAAAAGGAAGAGTCTCGCTTGCCAAGAAGAGCAAATCGGCTGCCCTTGAATCTTGTCCACAAAGACGAGGTGTATGTACAAGAGTATATACCACCACCCCTAAGAAACCTAACTCTGCACTTAGAAAAGTAGCAAGGGTAAGACTTTCTAACGGTAAAGAAGTTAACGCCTATATCCCGGGCGAAGGACATAATCTTCAAGAGCACTCGATAGTATTGGTTAGAGGCGGAAGGGTGAAAGACCTACCGGGAGTACGTTATCACATTGTTCGTGGAGCTTTGGACACCGCAGGTGTAGCTGGAAGAACTCAGAGAAGATCTAAGTACGGAGCTAAGAGACCAAAACCAGGTCAGGCAGCTGCTGCACCGGCAAAAGGTAAGAAAAAGTAA
- the rpsG gene encoding 30S ribosomal protein S7: MRKTKAKKRPLLPDPKFSDQLVTRFVNNLMFDGKKSIAFKIFYDALDIVESKKGDNEKSALEIWKDALTNVMPHVEVRSRRIGGANFQIPMPIRADRKISMAMKWLIKYSKARNDKSMAQKLAAEVIAAAKEEGAAYKKKTDTHRMAEANKAFSHFKF; the protein is encoded by the coding sequence ATGAGAAAGACGAAAGCGAAAAAAAGACCTTTGTTACCGGATCCTAAATTTAGTGATCAGCTGGTAACGAGATTTGTAAACAATTTGATGTTTGATGGTAAAAAATCTATCGCATTCAAAATTTTCTATGACGCCTTAGACATCGTAGAAAGCAAAAAAGGAGATAACGAAAAGTCGGCACTTGAAATTTGGAAAGATGCTTTGACTAACGTTATGCCACACGTAGAAGTACGTTCAAGAAGAATTGGTGGTGCAAACTTCCAGATTCCAATGCCAATCCGTGCCGACAGAAAAATTTCTATGGCGATGAAATGGTTAATTAAATATTCTAAAGCAAGAAACGATAAATCAATGGCTCAGAAATTAGCTGCTGAAGTTATCGCTGCGGCAAAAGAAGAAGGTGCTGCGTACAAAAAGAAAACAGACACTCATAGAATGGCTGAAGCTAACAAAGCATTTTCACACTTTAAATTCTAA
- the fusA gene encoding elongation factor G has protein sequence MARDLKLTRNIGIAAHIDAGKTTTTERILFYSGKNHKIGETHEGGATTDWMEQEAERGITITSAAVTVDWKFPTEQGKPLPDAKNYHFNIIDTPGHVDFTVEVNRSLRVLDGLVFLFSAVDGVEPQSETNWRLADNYKVARMGFVNKMDRQGADFLNVCKQVKEMLGSNAVPIVLPIGDEADFKGVVDLVKNRAIVWHDENHGSTFDIVEIPAEMADEVKKFRAQLIEEIAAYDEDLLEKFMEDENSITEEEVHRALRAATLDMSIIPMTCGSSFKNKGVQFMLDAVCRYLPSPMDKEAIDGTDPRTDEPISRKPSVTEPFAALAFKIATDPFVGRLAFFRAYSGRLDAGSYVLNTRSNSKERISRIFQMHANKQEPIEYIEAGDIGAAVGFKSIKTGDTLCDEKHPIVLESMVFPDPVIGIAVEPKTKADQDKMGNALAKLAEEDPTFQVKTDEASGQTIISGMGELHLDIIVDRMRREFKVEVNQGQPQVEYKENLTISANHREVYKKQSGGRGKFADIVFELAPADDNKPGLEFINEIKGGNIPKEFIPSVEKGFKEAMKNGPLAGFEIEGIKVTLKDGSFHPVDSDALSFELAAKMGFKEAGKKAKPVIMEPIMKIEVVTPEEYMGDIVGDLNKRRGTINGMDDRNNAKVIKGFVPLSEMFGYVTTLRTLSSGRATSSMEFEKYEAAPQNVAEKVVENARG, from the coding sequence ATGGCAAGAGATCTTAAACTTACAAGAAACATTGGTATCGCTGCGCACATTGATGCAGGGAAGACCACCACGACAGAAAGAATCTTATTTTATTCCGGAAAAAACCACAAAATTGGTGAAACTCACGAAGGTGGTGCTACAACCGACTGGATGGAGCAGGAAGCTGAAAGGGGGATTACCATTACATCTGCAGCAGTAACTGTAGACTGGAAATTCCCAACTGAGCAAGGCAAACCACTTCCGGATGCTAAAAATTATCACTTCAACATTATCGATACACCGGGACACGTTGACTTTACCGTAGAGGTAAACCGTTCACTTCGTGTACTTGACGGTCTTGTATTCCTTTTCTCTGCAGTAGACGGGGTAGAACCTCAGTCTGAAACCAACTGGAGACTTGCGGACAACTATAAAGTTGCACGTATGGGCTTCGTAAACAAAATGGACCGTCAGGGAGCTGACTTCCTTAACGTTTGTAAGCAGGTAAAAGAAATGCTTGGTTCTAACGCAGTTCCAATCGTATTGCCAATTGGTGACGAAGCAGATTTCAAAGGTGTTGTAGATTTAGTGAAAAACCGTGCGATTGTATGGCACGATGAAAATCACGGTTCTACTTTTGACATCGTAGAAATCCCAGCTGAAATGGCTGACGAAGTGAAGAAGTTCAGAGCACAGTTGATCGAAGAAATCGCTGCATATGACGAAGATCTTCTTGAGAAGTTTATGGAAGACGAAAATTCCATCACTGAAGAAGAAGTTCACCGCGCACTAAGAGCTGCAACGCTTGATATGAGCATCATCCCAATGACTTGCGGTTCGTCATTCAAAAACAAAGGAGTACAGTTTATGCTTGATGCTGTTTGTAGATACCTTCCTTCACCAATGGACAAGGAAGCAATCGACGGAACAGATCCAAGAACTGATGAGCCTATTTCAAGAAAGCCATCCGTAACTGAACCATTTGCCGCTTTGGCATTTAAAATTGCTACCGATCCTTTCGTAGGAAGATTAGCATTCTTCAGAGCATATTCAGGAAGACTTGATGCTGGTTCTTATGTATTGAACACAAGATCTAACAGCAAAGAAAGAATCTCCCGTATTTTCCAAATGCACGCGAACAAGCAAGAGCCAATCGAGTATATCGAGGCTGGAGATATCGGTGCAGCGGTTGGATTTAAATCCATCAAAACCGGTGATACGCTTTGTGATGAGAAACATCCTATCGTTCTAGAATCTATGGTTTTCCCTGATCCTGTAATCGGTATCGCGGTAGAACCTAAGACGAAAGCTGACCAGGACAAAATGGGTAACGCTTTGGCAAAATTGGCTGAAGAAGATCCAACTTTCCAGGTTAAAACTGACGAAGCTTCAGGACAAACAATCATCTCCGGTATGGGTGAGCTTCACCTCGACATTATTGTTGACCGTATGAGAAGAGAGTTCAAAGTGGAAGTGAACCAGGGACAACCTCAGGTAGAATACAAAGAAAACCTTACCATATCTGCAAACCACAGAGAAGTTTACAAAAAACAATCTGGTGGTCGTGGTAAATTCGCGGATATCGTGTTTGAACTGGCTCCGGCTGATGACAACAAACCAGGTCTTGAATTCATCAATGAAATCAAAGGGGGTAACATTCCGAAAGAATTTATTCCTTCCGTAGAAAAAGGTTTCAAAGAAGCAATGAAGAATGGTCCGTTGGCAGGTTTCGAAATCGAAGGTATTAAAGTAACTTTGAAAGACGGCTCTTTCCACCCGGTGGATTCTGATGCACTTTCTTTCGAACTTGCTGCGAAAATGGGCTTCAAAGAAGCTGGTAAAAAAGCAAAACCAGTGATCATGGAACCTATTATGAAAATTGAAGTGGTAACACCGGAAGAATATATGGGTGATATCGTAGGTGACCTTAACAAGCGTCGTGGTACCATCAACGGTATGGACGACCGTAACAATGCGAAAGTTATCAAAGGATTCGTTCCACTTTCCGAAATGTTTGGTTATGTAACTACACTTAGAACCTTATCTTCGGGTAGAGCAACATCTTCAATGGAATTCGAGAAATACGAAGCAGCACCACAAAACGTCGCTGAAAAAGTAGTCGAAAACGCAAGAGGATAA
- the rpsJ gene encoding 30S ribosomal protein S10 — MSQRIRIKLKSYDYNLVDKSAEKIVKTVKATGAVVNGPIPLPTNKRIFTVLRSPHVNKKAREQFQLSAHKRLMDIYSSSSKTVDALMKLELPSGVDVEIKV; from the coding sequence ATGTCACAAAGAATCAGAATAAAATTAAAATCTTACGATTACAATTTAGTAGACAAATCTGCTGAGAAAATCGTAAAAACGGTAAAAGCTACCGGTGCTGTTGTAAACGGCCCGATTCCATTGCCAACCAACAAGAGAATCTTTACCGTACTAAGATCTCCGCATGTTAACAAAAAAGCAAGAGAACAGTTCCAGCTTTCCGCTCACAAGAGATTGATGGACATCTATTCCTCTTCTTCCAAAACGGTAGATGCGCTAATGAAATTAGAGCTTCCTTCCGGAGTGGACGTAGAAATCAAAGTGTGA
- a CDS encoding low affinity iron permease family protein gives MQTTPEKDKEQQANFFDKFANWASKFTGSPAAFIGATVIVLAWAFSGPIFKYSETWQLVINTGTTIITFLMVFLIQKSQNKDSKAIQIKLNELIAAHEKASNRIVDIEDLTEKELDRLHRYYEKLSELAQEDNDLHISHSIDAAEDNQEVKMRNLHIEAEIEKEDR, from the coding sequence ATGCAAACCACACCAGAAAAAGATAAAGAACAACAGGCGAATTTTTTCGACAAGTTCGCCAACTGGGCCAGTAAATTTACCGGCAGTCCCGCTGCTTTTATCGGCGCCACTGTAATCGTATTAGCATGGGCATTTTCCGGTCCCATATTTAAATATTCGGAAACGTGGCAGCTCGTCATCAATACCGGCACCACCATTATCACTTTTTTAATGGTGTTCCTTATTCAGAAATCGCAGAATAAAGATTCCAAAGCGATACAAATTAAGCTCAACGAGCTGATTGCCGCGCACGAAAAAGCCAGCAACAGAATTGTAGACATCGAAGATCTCACGGAAAAAGAACTGGACAGGCTGCACCGCTATTACGAAAAACTCTCGGAGCTTGCGCAGGAGGATAATGATCTGCATATTTCGCATTCCATCGACGCGGCGGAAGATAATCAGGAGGTGAAAATGCGGAACCTTCATATTGAAGCGGAGATTGAAAAAGAGGACCGGTAA
- the rplC gene encoding 50S ribosomal protein L3, with protein MSGIIGKKIGMTSLFDENGKNMPCTVIQAGPCSVLQVRTVEKDGYKAAQLGFDDKSEKNVGKALAGHFKKAGSAPKAKLVEFYHAFVEKLSVGDEVKVDLFAEGEFVDVTGTSKGKGFQGVVKRHNFGGVMQATHGQHNRLRAPGSIGAGSDPSRVFKGMRMAGRMGGKQVTVQNLQVLKVDQEQNLLVVKGAVPGAKNSYVIIRKWN; from the coding sequence ATGTCAGGTATTATTGGTAAAAAAATCGGGATGACTTCCCTGTTTGACGAGAATGGCAAAAACATGCCGTGTACCGTTATTCAAGCTGGTCCTTGCTCGGTTTTACAGGTCAGAACCGTAGAAAAAGATGGGTACAAAGCTGCTCAGCTTGGTTTCGATGACAAGAGTGAAAAGAACGTTGGTAAAGCGTTAGCCGGCCACTTCAAAAAGGCAGGTTCAGCTCCTAAAGCTAAGTTGGTAGAATTTTACCATGCTTTTGTAGAAAAGCTAAGCGTAGGAGACGAAGTAAAAGTAGATCTATTCGCCGAAGGTGAGTTTGTAGATGTTACAGGAACTTCAAAAGGTAAAGGTTTCCAGGGGGTTGTTAAAAGACACAACTTCGGTGGGGTAATGCAAGCGACTCACGGACAGCACAACAGATTGAGAGCCCCAGGTTCTATTGGTGCAGGTTCCGATCCGTCAAGAGTATTCAAAGGAATGCGCATGGCAGGTAGAATGGGTGGTAAGCAAGTTACCGTACAAAACCTACAAGTGTTAAAAGTAGACCAAGAGCAAAATCTTTTAGTAGTAAAAGGCGCTGTTCCGGGAGCAAAAAATTCTTATGTAATTATCAGAAAATGGAACTAG
- the rplD gene encoding 50S ribosomal protein L4: MELVVFNTSGEDTGRKVTLDEAIFGIEPNQHSVYLEVKQYLAAQRQGTHKSKERSEITASTKKLKKQKGSGSARYGDIKSPTFRGGGRVFGPKPRDYRFKLNKSLKRLAKKSVLSQKMRDNSIKVLEAFNFEAPKTKEFITLNNALGFEGKKSLYILPEANKNVYLSSRNLAKTKVLTYNEISSYDLVHAGEIVFLEGALEKFQENLRK; encoded by the coding sequence ATGGAACTAGTAGTATTTAATACATCAGGAGAAGATACCGGAAGAAAAGTAACTCTAGACGAAGCAATCTTCGGAATTGAGCCAAACCAGCATTCGGTTTACCTAGAAGTGAAACAATACCTTGCTGCACAAAGACAAGGAACACATAAATCTAAGGAAAGAAGCGAAATTACTGCTTCTACCAAGAAACTTAAGAAACAAAAAGGTTCAGGTTCTGCAAGATACGGTGACATCAAATCGCCAACTTTCAGAGGTGGTGGTCGCGTATTCGGTCCGAAACCAAGAGATTACCGTTTCAAGTTGAACAAATCTTTGAAGAGATTGGCTAAGAAATCTGTTCTTTCGCAAAAAATGAGAGATAACTCTATTAAAGTTTTAGAAGCTTTCAATTTCGAGGCTCCTAAAACCAAAGAATTTATCACTTTAAACAATGCGTTAGGATTTGAAGGAAAAAAATCTCTTTACATTTTACCGGAAGCAAACAAGAACGTGTATTTGTCTTCAAGAAACTTAGCTAAGACTAAAGTTTTGACATATAACGAAATCAGTTCTTATGATTTGGTACATGCAGGAGAAATTGTATTCTTAGAAGGTGCATTAGAAAAATTTCAGGAAAATTTAAGAAAATAA
- the rplW gene encoding 50S ribosomal protein L23: MSIIIKPIISEKANYLSDLRGAYSFLVNTKANKVQVKKAIEELYGVKVADVRTMIYAPKVSSKHTKKGLQVGKTNKLKKAIVSLAEGEVIDIFAN, translated from the coding sequence ATGTCTATTATCATTAAACCCATTATCTCAGAAAAAGCAAACTACTTAAGCGATTTGCGTGGTGCTTATTCTTTTTTGGTGAATACCAAGGCGAATAAAGTACAGGTAAAGAAAGCTATTGAAGAGCTTTACGGTGTAAAAGTAGCAGACGTTAGAACCATGATTTATGCGCCTAAAGTTTCTTCTAAACACACCAAAAAAGGATTACAGGTTGGGAAAACCAACAAGTTGAAAAAAGCCATCGTTTCCCTTGCAGAAGGTGAAGTGATTGATATTTTTGCTAATTAA
- the rplB gene encoding 50S ribosomal protein L2: MSVRKLKPITPGQRFRVVNNFEEITTNKPEKSLTVGIKKSGGRNNTGKMTMRYTGGGHKQKYRIIDFKRNKFDVEGTVKSVEYDPNRTAFIALVEYTDGEKRYIIAPNGIKVDMKVISSETAEPNVGNAMKLKNIPLGTVISCIELKPGQGAIMARSAGSSAQLTSRDKKYVIIKLPSGESRMVLGECMAMIGSVSNSDHQLTVSGKAGRSRWLGRRPRTRPVVMNPVDHPMGGGEGKSSGGHPRSRNGMPAKGYKTRKKNKASNRHIISKRK, from the coding sequence ATGTCTGTTAGAAAATTAAAACCTATCACCCCGGGACAGAGATTCAGAGTTGTAAACAACTTTGAGGAAATTACTACCAACAAACCAGAGAAATCTCTAACTGTTGGTATTAAAAAGTCAGGTGGTCGTAACAATACTGGTAAAATGACCATGCGTTACACCGGAGGTGGACACAAACAAAAATACAGAATTATCGACTTCAAAAGAAACAAGTTTGATGTTGAAGGTACGGTAAAATCTGTTGAGTATGATCCAAACAGAACTGCTTTCATCGCACTTGTAGAGTACACAGATGGAGAGAAGAGATACATCATCGCTCCAAACGGTATTAAGGTGGATATGAAAGTAATCTCTTCGGAGACTGCAGAACCTAACGTAGGTAATGCAATGAAGTTGAAAAACATTCCTTTGGGAACCGTGATTTCTTGTATCGAATTGAAACCTGGTCAGGGTGCAATTATGGCAAGAAGTGCAGGATCATCTGCGCAGTTAACTTCCCGTGACAAGAAGTACGTAATCATCAAATTGCCTTCAGGAGAATCCAGAATGGTGTTAGGTGAGTGTATGGCAATGATCGGATCTGTTTCCAACTCTGATCACCAGCTTACCGTTTCCGGTAAAGCAGGTAGAAGCAGATGGTTGGGCAGAAGACCAAGAACAAGACCGGTAGTAATGAACCCAGTAGATCACCCAATGGGAGGTGGTGAAGGTAAATCATCCGGTGGTCACCCAAGATCTAGAAATGGTATGCCTGCAAAAGGTTACAAAACCAGAAAGAAAAATAAAGCGTCTAACCGTCATATCATATCTAAAAGAAAATAA
- the rpsS gene encoding 30S ribosomal protein S19 has translation MSRSLKKGPFIHHTLDKKVQANIESGKKTVIKTWSRASMISPDFVGQTIAVHNGKSFIPVYVTENMVGHKLGEFSPTRSFRGHGGNKNKGGR, from the coding sequence ATGTCAAGATCACTTAAAAAAGGACCTTTCATTCATCATACTTTAGATAAGAAGGTTCAGGCAAATATAGAGTCTGGAAAGAAAACAGTAATCAAAACTTGGTCTAGAGCATCAATGATCTCTCCGGACTTCGTAGGACAAACCATCGCAGTACACAACGGGAAATCTTTTATCCCGGTATATGTAACTGAAAATATGGTAGGTCATAAGTTAGGCGAATTTTCTCCGACAAGATCTTTCAGAGGTCATGGCGGTAACAAAAACAAAGGAGGTAGATAA